A DNA window from Anaerocolumna sp. AGMB13020 contains the following coding sequences:
- a CDS encoding GH36-type glycosyl hydrolase domain-containing protein — MKQYQFIDEMGTFRLPDPETTNYLYFPLANEKGVMSSITPLLGGDSKTGQHNFLLQPVSSEDLHNNKSTRNFWVLINCKEAWSATGVSVRQQAEIFTEEKEETVLEAGIMWHQVTRCNKSLGISSVITSFVPATGERIELMKVRIRNEGAEEMIITPTAAVPIYGRSADNIRDHRHVTSLLHRIKTTNNGVLVHPTLAFDERGHQQNHWVYGVFGKSEKSGDPAGFFPVVDDFIGNGGSLENPEAIMKGTLLPVSQDYTIDGYEALGGLRFAEVVLKPGEESVYILSLAYGDEEGEMKETAAKFLSEAFFEEALKETKSYWKHKINVSCHTGDKNFDNWMYWVNFQPMLRRIYGCSFLPHHDYGKGGRGWRDLWQDCLALLIMNPQGVREMILNNFAGVRIDGTNATIIGSKPGEFIADRNNITRVWMDHGFWPLLTTKLYIEQSADLDLLLEEVVYFKDNQADRGEGKDENWSEEQGNLLRTENGEIYRGTVLEHLLLQNLTAFYDVGEHNNIRLRGADWNDALDMAGERGESVAFTAAYAGNLSDMAELLKELKEEKDGSVLTLAEEISLLLEDSQELYDSTLQKKALLQKYHRSCRRTVSGKKVEVSFEELIRNLKKKSQWIKDHIRKEEWITDQNGNSWYNGYYDNKGSRVEGDHPLGVRMMLTGQVFTIMSGTATKAESLEIIKAADNYLYKKDAGGYRLNTDFGEVKTDLGRMFGFAYGHKENGAVFSHMAVMYANALYRRGFAKEAYKVIHTLYSQLSDFEKSRVYPGITEYIDARGYGLYHYLTGAASWLLLTVLTEMYGIKGKYGTLVLKPGLLKEQFDKDGAASISLTYQERRLKVEYLNKSKKEFGEYQIGSIRIDGVLYGENTDRIEKQKIMELEKESTHHISIELQ; from the coding sequence ATGAAACAATATCAGTTTATCGATGAGATGGGAACTTTCCGGCTGCCGGACCCTGAAACAACAAATTATTTGTATTTCCCTCTGGCCAATGAAAAGGGGGTAATGAGTAGTATTACACCCTTATTAGGTGGGGATTCCAAAACCGGGCAGCACAATTTTCTGCTTCAGCCTGTAAGCAGTGAGGACTTACATAACAACAAATCCACCAGGAACTTCTGGGTACTTATCAATTGCAAAGAGGCCTGGTCAGCCACTGGGGTATCCGTCAGGCAGCAGGCGGAAATTTTTACGGAAGAAAAAGAAGAGACTGTACTGGAAGCGGGAATTATGTGGCACCAGGTGACACGCTGTAATAAAAGCCTTGGAATCAGCTCTGTCATAACCTCCTTTGTACCTGCAACCGGTGAAAGAATAGAATTGATGAAAGTACGGATACGCAATGAAGGTGCTGAAGAAATGATAATAACACCTACTGCAGCCGTGCCCATTTACGGACGTTCTGCAGATAATATCAGAGATCACAGGCATGTGACCTCCTTGCTTCATCGGATCAAAACCACAAATAACGGAGTGCTGGTCCATCCTACCCTGGCTTTTGATGAAAGAGGGCACCAGCAGAATCATTGGGTATATGGAGTATTTGGAAAATCAGAAAAAAGCGGAGACCCTGCAGGCTTCTTTCCGGTAGTTGATGATTTTATCGGAAACGGAGGTTCTTTGGAGAATCCAGAGGCTATAATGAAAGGTACCTTATTACCAGTCAGCCAGGATTATACCATAGATGGTTACGAAGCATTGGGAGGATTACGGTTTGCCGAGGTTGTCTTAAAACCGGGAGAAGAGAGCGTTTATATCCTTTCTCTGGCATATGGTGACGAAGAGGGTGAAATGAAAGAGACTGCTGCTAAATTTCTGTCCGAAGCTTTTTTTGAAGAAGCGCTGAAAGAGACCAAAAGCTATTGGAAACATAAAATAAACGTATCCTGTCATACCGGTGATAAGAACTTTGATAACTGGATGTATTGGGTAAATTTCCAGCCTATGTTACGTCGCATATACGGCTGCTCCTTTCTGCCCCATCATGACTACGGAAAAGGCGGAAGAGGCTGGCGGGACTTATGGCAGGACTGTCTGGCACTGTTGATCATGAACCCTCAGGGAGTGAGGGAAATGATATTAAATAATTTTGCAGGTGTCCGAATAGACGGAACCAATGCCACCATAATCGGTTCAAAACCTGGAGAATTTATCGCAGACAGGAATAACATTACCCGTGTATGGATGGATCATGGCTTCTGGCCGTTATTAACAACAAAACTCTATATCGAACAAAGCGCAGATCTGGATTTACTGTTGGAGGAGGTGGTCTATTTTAAAGATAACCAGGCAGACAGAGGAGAGGGAAAAGATGAAAACTGGTCCGAGGAGCAGGGAAATCTGCTACGCACCGAAAACGGAGAGATTTATAGGGGAACAGTACTGGAACATCTGCTTTTGCAGAATCTGACGGCATTTTACGATGTAGGAGAGCATAATAACATTCGTTTAAGGGGAGCAGACTGGAATGATGCCCTGGATATGGCAGGTGAAAGAGGGGAAAGTGTTGCCTTTACTGCTGCTTATGCCGGAAATCTGTCCGATATGGCGGAGTTGCTTAAAGAGCTGAAAGAGGAAAAGGATGGCAGTGTATTGACTTTGGCAGAAGAAATCAGCCTGTTACTGGAGGATAGTCAGGAGCTGTATGACAGCACTTTACAAAAAAAAGCACTTCTTCAGAAATATCATAGAAGCTGCCGGCGTACAGTAAGCGGAAAAAAGGTGGAGGTATCCTTTGAGGAACTGATCAGGAATCTTAAGAAGAAAAGCCAGTGGATTAAAGACCATATCAGGAAAGAAGAGTGGATAACCGATCAGAACGGCAATTCCTGGTACAACGGTTACTACGATAACAAAGGCAGCAGGGTGGAGGGAGACCATCCTTTGGGGGTGAGAATGATGCTTACCGGTCAGGTATTTACCATAATGTCCGGTACGGCAACAAAAGCCGAGAGTCTCGAAATCATAAAGGCGGCAGATAACTATCTGTACAAAAAGGATGCAGGCGGCTACAGGCTCAACACCGATTTTGGGGAAGTCAAAACAGACCTTGGCAGAATGTTCGGGTTTGCTTATGGGCACAAAGAAAATGGAGCGGTCTTCTCCCATATGGCAGTGATGTATGCCAACGCCTTATACCGGAGAGGATTTGCCAAAGAAGCCTATAAGGTAATCCACACCCTTTACAGCCAGCTGAGTGATTTCGAAAAAAGCAGGGTGTATCCGGGAATAACAGAATATATAGACGCCAGGGGTTACGGTCTCTATCATTATCTTACAGGGGCAGCCAGCTGGCTCCTGCTGACAGTACTGACAGAAATGTATGGAATAAAAGGGAAATACGGCACACTTGTTCTGAAGCCGGGGCTTTTGAAAGAGCAATTTGACAAAGATGGTGCAGCTTCCATCTCATTGACCTACCAGGAAAGAAGATTAAAAGTGGAATATCTCAATAAAAGCAAAAAGGAGTTTGGAGAGTATCAAATTGGCAGCATCAGGATAGATGGAGTATTGTACGGGGAAAATACGGACAGAATTGAGAAACAAAAAATAATGGAATTGGAAAAAGAAAGTACGCATCATATCAGTATAGAGCTGCAATAA
- a CDS encoding ABC transporter substrate-binding protein yields MGRKKIVQLIIVLGILLGLFLLQIYSDLLWGNKSDRDGKKEVIRIWTIHGDTEKALDIALEQYRKNHPEVTFEVTVYKNEVYQTAVNNAMLTDSLPDLFFMWGYSKLQRFVDAGMIQEITDTVKEEKISEALRSKGLDAFTFEGRIYALPLYGWEANMFCNREIFQEYGMEYPNTYEQFLKVVEECKRQEVIPVVTGAKEGWLSSLYYMSLVQEEGPGNAIYRAVNDQSLFSTGQFKLAAKKMEQLIEKKIWQRNYLECDGYNAVYQFAQGKAAMLYYGSWGSTFLEGDKSEVKGKVDVIPFPNGNRREGIGGYVDTFVINKYGAIPQKEELIQMYMEVMQSISNVVVNDMGAGLPVYKNQTVEEEKYPILYQSWKAGRSKVLYPAYDQIMTEEQSGEYYDLLNRLVFGEKSYKEFIQGLSE; encoded by the coding sequence ATGGGAAGGAAAAAGATTGTACAGCTGATAATTGTGCTGGGGATTTTACTGGGGTTGTTCCTGCTCCAGATATATTCCGATTTATTATGGGGAAATAAATCGGACAGGGATGGAAAAAAAGAAGTGATTCGTATATGGACCATTCACGGAGACACGGAGAAGGCACTGGATATTGCCTTGGAGCAATATAGAAAAAATCACCCGGAGGTTACCTTTGAAGTAACAGTTTATAAAAATGAGGTTTATCAGACTGCAGTCAACAACGCTATGTTAACTGACAGTCTGCCGGATTTGTTTTTTATGTGGGGATACAGCAAGTTACAGCGGTTTGTTGATGCCGGTATGATACAGGAGATTACGGATACGGTGAAAGAAGAAAAGATATCTGAGGCCCTCCGCAGCAAAGGCCTCGATGCCTTTACCTTTGAGGGCAGGATCTATGCTCTTCCGCTGTATGGCTGGGAAGCGAACATGTTCTGCAACAGAGAGATTTTTCAGGAGTATGGTATGGAATATCCTAATACTTACGAACAGTTTCTAAAGGTTGTGGAGGAATGTAAAAGACAAGAGGTAATACCCGTTGTCACCGGTGCAAAAGAAGGTTGGCTGTCCTCCCTCTATTATATGAGCCTGGTACAGGAGGAAGGGCCTGGAAATGCCATCTATCGTGCTGTTAACGACCAGTCATTATTTTCCACCGGGCAGTTTAAGCTGGCTGCAAAAAAAATGGAGCAGCTGATAGAGAAGAAGATCTGGCAGCGGAATTATCTGGAGTGTGACGGCTATAATGCTGTGTATCAGTTTGCGCAGGGAAAAGCGGCAATGCTCTATTATGGAAGCTGGGGCTCCACCTTTTTGGAGGGAGATAAATCCGAGGTCAAAGGGAAAGTGGATGTAATTCCTTTTCCAAATGGTAACAGAAGGGAGGGTATCGGAGGTTACGTCGATACCTTTGTTATCAATAAATACGGTGCCATACCCCAAAAGGAGGAGCTTATCCAGATGTATATGGAGGTCATGCAGAGCATTTCCAATGTCGTAGTAAATGATATGGGAGCTGGTCTGCCGGTATATAAAAATCAGACGGTAGAGGAAGAAAAATATCCGATTCTCTATCAGAGCTGGAAAGCCGGCAGAAGTAAGGTATTATATCCGGCGTATGACCAGATTATGACAGAGGAGCAGTCGGGTGAGTATTATGATCTGCTGAACAGACTGGTATTCGGTGAAAAATCATATAAAGAGTTCATACAAGGACTATCAGAATAA
- a CDS encoding polysaccharide deacetylase family protein produces the protein MASIHLRYPGGKAKALTLSYDDGVEQDKKLLEIMQQYGLKGTFNLNSGLYAAEGTEYPTGQIHRRMTEKQINECFQNSGQEIAVHSLTHPFLEQLPGNLVIKEITEDRERLEKQFDTIVRGMAYPFGTYSDSVVEILKNCGIAYARTVISTFDFRMPADWLRLTATCHHKAPELMQLAKKFIEDEVDWAPYLFYLWGHSYEFEADDNWQVIEEFAEYISNRKDVWYATNIQIYEYTKAYEQLIFSADGKRISNPTATDLWLKYDDTICEIKSGSTYTMIQVSKD, from the coding sequence ATGGCAAGTATACACTTAAGATATCCGGGAGGAAAAGCAAAAGCACTGACATTAAGTTACGATGATGGAGTGGAGCAGGATAAAAAACTGCTGGAAATTATGCAGCAATATGGTTTAAAAGGAACCTTTAACCTAAACAGTGGTTTATATGCAGCGGAAGGAACCGAATATCCGACCGGTCAGATACATAGAAGAATGACAGAAAAGCAGATAAATGAATGCTTTCAGAATTCTGGTCAGGAAATTGCAGTCCATTCCCTTACCCATCCATTTCTGGAGCAGCTGCCGGGAAATCTGGTAATAAAGGAAATTACAGAAGACAGAGAACGTCTGGAGAAACAATTTGATACTATAGTACGTGGAATGGCATACCCCTTTGGTACCTATAGTGACAGCGTAGTAGAAATTCTAAAAAATTGCGGAATTGCCTATGCAAGAACCGTAATTTCCACCTTTGATTTCAGAATGCCTGCCGACTGGCTTAGGTTGACTGCAACCTGCCATCACAAAGCACCGGAGCTAATGCAGCTTGCCAAAAAGTTTATAGAAGACGAAGTCGATTGGGCACCTTATCTGTTCTACCTATGGGGGCACAGCTATGAATTTGAAGCCGATGACAACTGGCAGGTAATAGAAGAATTTGCCGAATATATCAGCAATAGAAAAGATGTGTGGTATGCAACCAACATTCAAATATACGAGTACACCAAAGCCTACGAGCAATTAATATTCAGCGCAGACGGCAAACGCATAAGTAATCCAACAGCCACAGACCTCTGGCTGAAATACGATGATACAATCTGCGAGATAAAGTCCGGTTCTACCTATACCATGATTCAAGTGTCAAAAGATTAG
- a CDS encoding sensor histidine kinase — MIFKKKHPRVKMTDKTITSVLLGSYIRTMIISLFLGLLFFFVITGKEMVYRQNLNNSRILTTFSYFINMQLEDIKRYSYNLIIDEELQNIIDGREEGKSKQISTFLMNKMAERNEIQSIHIVLGKDVISEYKQPVFDQEPGQFLKELGINPDNHQEKSSFYWEIGRDNEEIQRDNTFYLVGSIRSKTTLKHLGYLIVFLDPNELQKKINLYLQELDFEVLIKSGQGNTISFPADSGIEKYENLLVYREEANDSWWQLFNKKQYSSRKINSMQGEIYGMTRVSLYEPNVEFALILLLIITMEFILIASVIIKRRVTSPLEEIARRAREIGIQGNLNILFPKEEYYSEADDISKALNEMMEQIRGLIQEVERREKLQKKLELSVINHQIKPHFLYNTLNAVSILISVEEKESANQLVKSVAKYYRACLNQGKDMISLNNELEIVEEYIKIALIRNPDILRVTYVIDPETGDLQIPKMTIQTLVENSIKYGIKQMGEPIRITISAVLKESYAEISVEDNGSGMKKDIIERIMKGESLEAESGFGLRSVVMRISLSHDIRNIPDIIRIESREGEFTKVILKVPFQNETGIGQRDPH; from the coding sequence ATGATTTTTAAAAAGAAGCACCCCAGGGTCAAGATGACGGACAAGACCATAACCAGTGTATTGCTTGGCAGTTATATCAGGACAATGATTATCTCCCTGTTCTTAGGCCTCCTTTTTTTCTTTGTCATTACAGGAAAAGAGATGGTCTATCGGCAGAACCTGAATAACAGCCGGATACTGACTACCTTCTCTTATTTTATCAACATGCAGCTGGAAGATATTAAACGGTATTCCTATAACCTGATTATCGATGAGGAACTCCAGAATATAATTGATGGCAGAGAAGAAGGAAAAAGCAAGCAAATCAGCACCTTTCTGATGAATAAGATGGCGGAGAGGAATGAAATACAATCCATTCATATTGTATTGGGAAAGGATGTAATTTCAGAATACAAGCAGCCGGTTTTTGACCAGGAACCGGGTCAGTTCCTGAAAGAGCTTGGAATCAATCCTGATAACCATCAGGAGAAAAGCAGTTTTTACTGGGAAATTGGAAGAGATAATGAGGAAATACAAAGAGACAATACATTTTATCTGGTAGGCAGTATCCGTTCCAAAACTACATTGAAGCATCTTGGATACCTTATCGTTTTTTTGGATCCCAATGAGCTGCAGAAAAAAATCAATCTTTATCTTCAGGAACTGGATTTTGAAGTTCTGATTAAAAGCGGTCAAGGTAATACCATCTCTTTTCCGGCAGATTCGGGCATTGAAAAGTATGAAAATCTGCTGGTTTACCGGGAAGAGGCCAATGACAGCTGGTGGCAGCTTTTTAATAAAAAGCAGTACAGTTCCCGAAAAATTAATAGTATGCAGGGTGAAATCTACGGTATGACCAGAGTATCTTTGTATGAACCCAATGTAGAATTTGCTCTGATTTTATTGCTCATTATAACCATGGAATTTATCCTGATAGCATCTGTAATTATTAAAAGAAGGGTCACCAGTCCGCTGGAGGAAATTGCCAGGAGGGCCAGAGAAATCGGGATACAGGGTAACCTGAATATTCTGTTTCCAAAAGAAGAGTATTATTCAGAAGCAGACGATATATCCAAGGCGCTGAATGAAATGATGGAACAGATCCGTGGTCTTATACAGGAAGTGGAACGGAGGGAGAAGCTTCAGAAAAAACTGGAGCTGTCCGTGATAAACCATCAGATCAAACCACATTTTTTGTATAATACGTTAAATGCTGTCAGTATCCTTATCAGTGTGGAAGAAAAAGAATCTGCCAACCAGCTGGTTAAATCCGTGGCAAAATACTACAGAGCATGCCTGAACCAGGGAAAAGATATGATATCCCTGAACAATGAGCTTGAAATCGTAGAGGAATATATTAAAATCGCCCTGATCCGAAATCCGGATATCTTAAGGGTAACTTATGTGATTGATCCGGAAACAGGAGATTTGCAGATTCCCAAAATGACCATCCAGACTTTGGTGGAAAATAGTATTAAATATGGAATCAAGCAAATGGGGGAACCTATCAGAATCACTATTTCAGCAGTATTAAAAGAGAGCTATGCAGAAATTTCCGTTGAAGATAATGGCAGCGGTATGAAAAAGGATATCATTGAGCGAATCATGAAAGGCGAATCCCTGGAAGCTGAATCCGGCTTTGGTCTGAGATCAGTGGTAATGAGGATTTCACTCTCCCACGATATCAGGAATATCCCAGATATTATAAGGATTGAATCCAGAGAAGGAGAATTCACAAAGGTTATCTTAAAGGTTCCTTTTCAAAATGAAACAGGAATCGGCCAGAGGGATCCACATTAA
- a CDS encoding carbohydrate ABC transporter permease yields the protein MRVQTLTNYNRRKKRLNFLANFILGIFVIFAVAPIIWMIATSLMTQGQIATGKIGAPNHFENYLEMWKNVNFFQYFKNSIIVCGSTTIVALTIATLAGYAVSRFNFPGAGIFGATVLATQMVPGIMFLLPLYLMFIRIQETLGIRLINTYPGIVIVYSAFFIPFSIWILRGFFASIPIELEEAAIIDGCSKFGAFIKVILPVAKVGLIATGIYIFLMAWDELLFAWVLTTSSEVATIPVGIRLYVGNYQNRYDLLMAAGCVTTLPVLLIFFGLQKQFITGMTAGAVKG from the coding sequence ATGAGAGTACAAACCTTAACAAACTACAATAGAAGGAAAAAGAGACTTAACTTTCTGGCAAATTTTATATTAGGAATTTTCGTGATTTTTGCTGTGGCTCCGATTATCTGGATGATTGCAACCTCTTTAATGACACAGGGGCAGATTGCTACTGGAAAAATAGGTGCACCCAATCATTTTGAAAATTACTTGGAAATGTGGAAAAATGTTAACTTTTTTCAGTATTTCAAAAACAGTATCATTGTGTGCGGAAGTACGACCATCGTTGCGTTGACCATAGCCACACTTGCCGGATATGCAGTCTCCAGATTTAACTTTCCGGGTGCCGGTATCTTTGGGGCAACGGTACTGGCTACACAGATGGTTCCGGGTATTATGTTCCTGCTTCCGCTGTATCTGATGTTCATACGGATACAGGAAACACTGGGAATCCGCCTGATCAATACCTATCCTGGTATTGTCATCGTATATTCTGCATTTTTTATTCCTTTCAGCATCTGGATTTTAAGAGGTTTCTTTGCCAGTATCCCCATAGAACTTGAGGAAGCGGCTATCATTGACGGCTGCAGCAAGTTCGGGGCTTTTATAAAGGTTATTCTTCCGGTGGCAAAGGTAGGTCTGATAGCGACAGGAATTTATATCTTCTTAATGGCCTGGGATGAACTGCTTTTTGCCTGGGTGCTTACGACCTCCTCAGAGGTGGCTACGATTCCTGTGGGAATCCGCCTTTATGTGGGAAATTATCAGAATCGGTATGACCTGTTAATGGCTGCAGGATGTGTTACTACCCTTCCCGTACTGTTAATATTCTTTGGGCTCCAGAAACAGTTTATAACCGGAATGACAGCAGGTGCAGTAAAAGGTTAA
- the bglS gene encoding beta-glucanase, with amino-acid sequence MLRKLKKGVFLLMAGMILTGCSSKKEVALEQQFDSYEEEKMQKADGWSNGSMFDCTWRGDNVSFEDGILKLTIDSDGPEASPKWSGGEYRTREFYHYGKYEVKMKPIKNDGVVSSFFTYTGPSDNNPWDEIDIEFLGKDTTKVQFNYFTNGVGEHEYVHELGFDASKEFHTYGFLWLKDKITWYVDGKAVHTAETDIPVTAGKVMMNVWPGTGVDSWLGAFDGKTPLQAEYDWIRITLAE; translated from the coding sequence ATGTTGAGAAAACTAAAAAAGGGGGTATTCCTACTAATGGCAGGAATGATTTTAACAGGCTGTTCATCGAAAAAAGAAGTAGCACTGGAACAGCAATTTGACAGTTATGAAGAAGAAAAGATGCAAAAAGCCGACGGTTGGAGTAACGGCAGTATGTTCGATTGTACCTGGAGAGGGGATAATGTAAGTTTTGAAGATGGTATCCTGAAATTAACCATTGATTCCGATGGTCCGGAGGCGTCCCCAAAATGGTCCGGCGGTGAGTACCGTACCAGAGAATTCTATCATTATGGAAAGTATGAGGTAAAGATGAAACCCATAAAGAATGATGGAGTGGTATCCTCTTTTTTCACCTATACGGGACCCAGTGATAATAATCCATGGGATGAAATAGATATTGAATTTCTGGGAAAAGATACGACGAAGGTACAGTTTAATTATTTTACCAATGGTGTGGGGGAGCATGAATATGTCCATGAGCTTGGGTTTGATGCCTCAAAAGAGTTCCATACCTACGGCTTTTTGTGGCTTAAGGATAAGATTACCTGGTATGTGGACGGAAAGGCCGTACATACCGCGGAGACTGACATTCCAGTTACTGCCGGAAAGGTTATGATGAATGTCTGGCCCGGAACCGGAGTGGATTCCTGGTTAGGTGCATTTGATGGAAAGACACCTCTTCAGGCTGAATATGACTGGATACGCATTACACTGGCAGAGTAA
- a CDS encoding carbohydrate ABC transporter permease: MKHTGKKREVRSPKKKKTGMLERIRQNKLAYCLIAPAIIAMIVIHFIPIVSGIIMSFLKLNQFTLKKFLKAPFIGLDNYEAVLFDANSTIRSGFFDALRNTAIFGLICSILVISIAMLLAVLLNRKFRFRGIARTLLMTPWVVPSFVVGMLWGFMWQQDGIINRILVDILHLFPNKPFWLTGPAVMVAIIIPTIWRQVPFVMLMLLAGLQQIPEEYYEAAKIDGANAWRSFCNVTLPLLRSVLSIQILNGIISYVYSFNIVSMMFGHGAGFPGKYGDLLMTNINRNSFQIWQFGTGAAATVVVMVCVMGLVAIWYRIFQNDLVVDE, translated from the coding sequence ATGAAACATACAGGAAAGAAGCGGGAAGTAAGAAGCCCTAAGAAGAAAAAAACAGGGATGCTGGAGAGAATCAGGCAGAACAAACTAGCCTACTGTCTGATTGCACCGGCCATTATTGCTATGATCGTGATACATTTTATTCCGATCGTATCCGGAATAATAATGTCATTTTTAAAACTCAATCAGTTTACCCTTAAGAAATTTCTTAAGGCCCCTTTTATCGGCTTGGATAATTACGAAGCGGTATTATTTGATGCAAATAGTACCATACGTTCGGGATTTTTTGACGCTTTAAGAAATACGGCTATTTTCGGACTGATCTGCAGTATCCTGGTAATTTCCATTGCCATGCTGTTAGCGGTACTGCTGAACCGTAAGTTTAGATTCAGAGGTATTGCCAGAACACTGCTGATGACACCCTGGGTAGTTCCCTCCTTTGTAGTTGGTATGTTATGGGGATTTATGTGGCAGCAGGATGGTATCATTAACAGGATTTTAGTAGATATCCTGCACCTGTTCCCAAACAAACCCTTCTGGCTTACGGGTCCTGCGGTTATGGTAGCTATCATTATTCCTACAATCTGGAGACAGGTACCATTTGTAATGCTGATGCTGCTGGCTGGTCTGCAGCAGATCCCAGAAGAATATTATGAAGCAGCCAAGATAGATGGTGCCAATGCCTGGAGAAGTTTTTGCAATGTTACGCTGCCGCTGTTAAGATCCGTATTATCCATTCAGATACTGAATGGAATCATCAGCTATGTATACTCCTTTAACATTGTTTCCATGATGTTTGGTCACGGCGCCGGTTTTCCCGGTAAATATGGTGACCTGCTCATGACGAACATTAACCGTAATTCCTTTCAGATCTGGCAGTTCGGAACCGGTGCTGCCGCAACCGTCGTTGTAATGGTCTGTGTAATGGGACTGGTGGCAATCTGGTACAGGATATTTCAAAATGATTTGGTGGTGGATGAATAA
- a CDS encoding sugar ABC transporter substrate-binding protein: MKVRLLSCVLVVMLLATSFVGCSSKNDTNTSSDKAATTENGNEAGETESNKTGDKTTVTMWVMPNSGDPENNLKEVLVPFLEQNKDIDVQLTVLDWGSAWTKITTAATSGEGPDITQLGTTQVAAVAAMGALEDLTGIYDKFGGEEAFVPATLPTTQILGAGEERYAAPWFIDTRALFYRKDICEAAGVNPETDFETWDKFKAALEKMKGITVEGKEVAPLMMPGKNDWNVIHNFAPWIWGAGGEFIAADNKTSVVDSEEAYEGVKFYTELATEGLMSMAALEKNSAEVEASFNAGEAAVIISGAYEIATLRREQPELAEKIGTAPFPAGPKGRYAFFGGSGLSVFKSSKNKEAAYRVIEYLMSTDAQVAYQRFCGNLPTVKAAYETEFVSEEPLREAFKTQLDFGKAYPSVAGWGPSETLLQKGLSNVWDNVMGVYGAYKPEQTKEFLKQTASECTIIYNQQ, translated from the coding sequence ATGAAAGTAAGATTATTATCATGTGTACTTGTGGTTATGCTTTTAGCCACATCATTCGTTGGGTGCAGCTCCAAAAACGATACCAATACATCGTCAGATAAAGCAGCGACAACGGAAAACGGAAATGAAGCCGGAGAAACAGAATCCAATAAAACCGGAGACAAGACAACCGTAACTATGTGGGTTATGCCAAACAGTGGTGACCCGGAAAATAACCTGAAAGAGGTTCTGGTGCCATTCCTTGAGCAGAATAAGGATATCGATGTACAGCTGACCGTATTAGACTGGGGTTCTGCCTGGACTAAGATTACTACAGCAGCTACCAGTGGAGAAGGCCCGGATATTACACAGCTTGGAACAACACAGGTCGCAGCTGTAGCAGCTATGGGGGCCCTGGAGGATCTGACTGGAATTTATGATAAATTCGGAGGAGAAGAAGCGTTTGTACCTGCTACACTTCCGACCACTCAGATACTGGGAGCAGGGGAGGAAAGATATGCCGCTCCCTGGTTTATCGATACAAGAGCACTGTTTTATCGTAAAGACATTTGTGAAGCAGCAGGAGTAAACCCTGAGACCGATTTTGAGACTTGGGATAAATTCAAAGCAGCGTTAGAAAAGATGAAAGGTATTACCGTGGAAGGAAAAGAAGTTGCGCCTTTGATGATGCCCGGTAAAAATGATTGGAATGTTATACATAATTTCGCTCCTTGGATCTGGGGTGCCGGCGGTGAATTCATAGCGGCAGATAACAAGACAAGCGTAGTGGATTCAGAAGAAGCTTATGAAGGCGTTAAATTCTATACAGAGCTTGCTACGGAAGGCCTGATGAGCATGGCGGCACTGGAGAAGAATTCCGCAGAGGTGGAAGCCTCCTTTAATGCAGGAGAAGCAGCAGTTATCATCAGCGGTGCATATGAAATCGCGACCTTAAGAAGAGAGCAGCCGGAACTGGCTGAAAAAATCGGAACAGCTCCGTTCCCTGCCGGACCTAAGGGAAGATATGCCTTTTTTGGCGGCAGCGGATTAAGCGTATTCAAGAGCTCCAAGAACAAAGAAGCTGCTTATCGTGTAATTGAGTATTTAATGTCTACGGATGCACAGGTTGCTTATCAGAGATTCTGCGGTAATTTACCGACAGTTAAAGCAGCTTATGAAACGGAATTCGTTTCCGAAGAACCTTTAAGGGAAGCTTTCAAGACACAGCTTGATTTTGGTAAAGCATATCCTTCCGTGGCAGGATGGGGACCTTCTGAAACCCTGTTGCAGAAAGGCTTAAGCAATGTCTGGGATAATGTTATGGGAGTATATGGAGCGTATAAGCCGGAACAGACGAAAGAATTCTTAAAACAGACAGCAAGCGAGTGTACCATTATATATAACCAACAATAA